From the Callithrix jacchus isolate 240 chromosome 22, calJac240_pri, whole genome shotgun sequence genome, the window AGCCACAGCCTGCTGGCTCTAGAAAGATCaggctaggccgggcgcggtggctcacgcctgtaatcccagcactttgggaggccgaggcgggtggatcacaaggtcaagagatcgagaccatcctggtcaacatggtgaaaccctgtctctactaaaaatacaaaaaattagctgggcatagtggcatgtgcctgtaatcccagctactcgggaggcagaggcaggataatttgcctgaacccaggaggcggaggttgtggtgagccgagatcgcaccattgcactccagcctgggtaacaagagcgaaactctgtctcaaaaaaaaaaaaaagaaagatcaggCTATTCTGGAAAGTCTCCCCAGCTCTCAAGGCTCAGCCAATGTCCCGAGTGGAGACAGGTCTGCGTTAATGCCCACCCACTCGGGCAGGAAGGCGGCCTCCGGCTTAAAGATCTTCAGGAACTCTGAGTCTGGCAGGGTGAAGTTGGCCAGGTAGACAGTGTCTCCGCCAGCCAGGTAGGCAGCCCAGAAGCCGAAGGTGCCGATGGTCATGATGGTGTGGTTGCACTGCGTGAGCAGGGCAAAGTCTTTCCACGGCAAAGCCTCCCGTCCATCGCCAGCAAACATCACGTCGCCCTTCGAGGCGTCGATGTTTTCTCTACACCACTCCATGCCGTTGCTTGTGACCACAAACACCGGGGCTTCGTGCCTTGCCCGGAACCAGTCCATGGCCTCCCGGAGGTAGGCGCTGTTGCCCACCACGCCCTTCCAGCGCTGAGGCATCACCTGGAGGTAGTCCCCACGGCGCACGTGGACGCCCACAAAGGTGCGCGGCCGGTCCCCCGAGCGGCCCAGGCGGAGCCGCCGCAGCACACTCTGCGCCTCTTCGCGAAGGTGGTCGTGCAGAGTGAACTCACTGCGGATCTGTTCCCGGAGGTGATGGAAGAACGTCCAGGAGCAGGGGAAGCCGGAGAGCTTCAGGAAAGGGTCCCCCAAGTCCGCGTACTCCTCCGACATCCAGTCGTGGAGCTGCAGCTCCCGCCAGGGCGTGCTGCTGTCCACCTCCGGGGCCAGCACGGGCAGCGTGATGCGGAAGACCGGGGCCAGCGTGGCGTGCATGGCGGGCAGGATGAAGGCTCGGCGACCGTTGAGCTGGGCCAGAGCCAGCAGCGTGGCATACTGCCCCATCTGGTTACCAAACCGGCCATCGGGGTAGATAGTCCAGGTGCCggagagggaggcagggtgcTGGGGACAGGGAGAGGAGGTGTTGGGGCTCATCGGGGAATCCGGCAGGCAAAAGATGGCCACGGGGGCTGTCACCAGGCGGTCAGGACACAGGATCGACAGGCCTAGGCCGTGTCGAATGCTGTCTTGGTAGatgtggaggaagaaggagatTGCAGAGAGGACACAGACTAGCAGGAAGGCCAGACAGAGGTGACGATGGCTCAGGGGCCACATGGCTgcaggggaggaaaggagaattAGCAGATGCGCAGAGGTTGAGCAGGGGCGGCTGaggagggatgggggaggagagggaggccgGGAGTTCATTTTCCCTCCATTGCAGGGAAAGAGGAAGCTAAAGGTTTAGACTCCTGGGGCTGAGGTAGGGAGAGTCCGAGTCCTAGGTTTGAGGGATAAGAGCTTTGTGATCTCTGGGCGTGGGGGATTGGAAGACAGTGAAGTGGTTTTCAAGGTAGCCATGggttggctgggcactgtggctcacatctgtaagcccagcatattgggagctgagatgggaggatctcttgagcctaggagttccagatcagcctcggcaacagagcaagactctacttttacattaaaaaaaaattaaaattagtggccgggcgcggtggctcacgcctatataatcccagcactttgggaggccgaagcgggtggatcacgaggtcaagagatggagaccatcctggtcaacatggtgaaaccccgtctctactaaaaatacaaaaattagctgggcacggtggtgccatctcaaaaagaaaaattaaaattagcttggcatggcctgggcgtggtggctcaggcctgtaatcccagcactttgggaggccaaggcaggcggatcacctgaggtcgggagttcaagaacagcctgaccaacatggtgaaaccccatctcaactaaaaatacaaaattagtccggtatggtggcacatgcctgtaatcccagctacgcaggaagctgaagcaggagaatcgcttgaacccagaagtcggaggctgctgtgagctgagatcacgccattgcactccagcctgggcagaagagtgaagctccatctcaaagaaagaaagagagagagagacagagagggagagaaggaggaaggaaggaaggaagaaaggagggaaagaaagaaaaagaaaattagctaggcatggtggcctgtgtctgtggtctcagctacacaggagctATGGTGACTGCATCCCACAGTGAGCCACGACAGCACtgctgcgctctagcctgggcacagagagggACCCtgtctaacaacaacaacaacgacaaagcaaaggccgggcgccgtggctcaagcctgcaatcccagcactttgggaggccgaggcgggtggatcacgaggtcaagagatcgagaccatcctggtcaacatggtgaaaccccgtctctactaaagatacaaaaaattagctgggcatggtggcgcgtgcctgtaatcccagctactcgggaggctgaggcgggagaattgcctgatcccaggaggcggaggttgcggtgagccgagatcgcgccattgcactccagcctgggtaacaagagcgaaactccgtctcagaaaaaaaagaaaaaaagcaaaagacacCGATAGCCATGGTGCAGGTTCCTGCACTTTTCCTGCAGGAATCTCGAGTCTCCCCTCCTGTAAGGTCCACTGATCCTTCCTTCTTCCACCAGCCTGATTCTCAGGGGTACCTGCCTGTAAGGGGCAAAATCCACCACAGAGGTGATGATGGAAGAAACAGTCCGTGTGAAACAAGAGGGGCTGGAGGATCAGGAGCGGAAGGAGGATCTTGGTCCCGGAGGAGAAATGGCTGGGGAGGTGGTGGAGAGTCCTAGAGCCTTAGGAAGACCTAGAGAAGAGGTTGGGGTTGTACCTCTTCTTCCGGCTCTGAAGGAGTTGTTCCTGGGTCCCAGGCACCCGCAGTCCCCACTCACCTGAGCTCCTTGAAGTGGGTAGATCCACGCTTCGGGTGGCCAGAGCGCGCCGTCCGCCAAGGCTGGCCTTATCCGGCGGTCCCCGGAACGCCAGGCGCCCGGCTCTCCGGCCCCGCAGCCCTCCCCTCCGCGCAGCCTGCCCGGACTGGCAGCGAGGgcttggggaggggaggaaggagggggcgTGGCCGGGAGGATAGCAGCCTCCGCCCTCCCGGGCCGGGCAGGTGCCTAAAAGATggagccccgcccctcccctgACGCGGAGCCCCAGCGCCCGGGGCTAGGGCGATGGCCCCTGGTCCCACCGCTGCCCAGATCCGGGATGCGAGGGaccgcgccccgccccgccgccccgGCATTGACCTGCACGAAAGCTTCACCCGGGGCAGCCTACCTGGCTTCCGAGCAGCCGCCGCATCCTTGCGTGGACCCGGAGCCCGAGCGCCCAGCTGCAAAGCTGTAGCCGGGAGGTCCAATCCGCCGCCCTCTCCTTCCCGGCGCCAGGGCTTAGAGTCGGCCCCAGGCACCTGGGTGCCTCGCGCCTGGCCACGCCCCAGCGGCTGGGCAGGGCCCCCGCACCTGGTCCCGGCGAGTGGGGCGATCCTCCGCCCCCTGCCGCGTCCTCCCGGGAATGGAGAACCTGTTTGCCGGGCTGCCGCGGGAGCGCACGGGGGCCTCCAGCCTGCAGGTGCCCCCACGCCCGCCAGGGTCTCCGATCTCGCACCCACCACCCCGTCCACACTTAAATTCCAGAATCCTAGCCCCTAGTGGCTCCTTTTGGAGAATTCTGGGGTCCCGTGCCAAACTGTTACTTTCCAGACCTGCACTGCGCGGAAGCAGCCATTCCGACGCTGGAGACTGGAGTGGAACAGGGTCTGCTTCCAGTGCCGTTAGCAGCACCCGTGGCGGCGGGCACCAGGAACAGAGGCCTCTGCCCGCTTGTCACCTAATTAAAGCATTTTCTCTGGTCCAAGACCCACCTCCAGCATCGCCAACCCGGAGCAGGGCATGCTGACTCCACCCAACATACATCAGTGTCAAGGACTCAGGAGTTCGACTTGATTCCCAGAAGTTTAACCATCATCTCTCCAGGCTCAGGACTCTGAGCACCCGAGACCCTTCCCCTCACACCCAAGAagtcctgcccctcctccctcagacccaggagtccagacccaggacccctcttccctcagacccaggagtccagacccaggacccctcttccctcagacccaggagtccagacctaagactcctcctccctcagacccaggaatcGAGTCCCccgcagcccctcctccctcagactgaGGAGTCCAgacccctgcccctcctccctcagacccaggagtccagacccagGAACCCtcttccctcagacccaggacccctcctccctcagacccaggagtccagaccccagcccctcctccctcagacccaggagtccagacccagGATCCCTCTTCCCTCAGACCGAGGACCCCTCCTCCCTGAGACCCGGGAGTTCAGACCCCgacctcctccctcagacccaggagtccagacccaggacccctcttccctcagacccaggagtccagacctaagacccctcctccctcagacccaggaatcGAGtcccccccagcccctcctccctaaGACTGAGGAGTCCAgacccctgcccctcctccctcagacccaggagtccagacccaggacccctcttccctcagacccaggacccctcctccctcagacccaggagtccagaccccagcccctcctccctcagacccaggagtccagaccccagcccctcctccctcagacccaggagtccagacccagGATCCCTCTTCCCTCAGACCAAGGACCCCTCCTCCCTGAGACCCGGGAGTCCAGACCCCgacctcctccctcagacccaggagtccagaccccagcccctcctctctc encodes:
- the FUT1 gene encoding galactoside alpha-(1,2)-fucosyltransferase 1 isoform X2 — translated: MWPLSHRHLCLAFLLVCVLSAISFFLHIYQDSIRHGLGLSILCPDRLVTAPVAIFCLPDSPMSPNTSSPCPQHPASLSGTWTIYPDGRFGNQMGQYATLLALAQLNGRRAFILPAMHATLAPVFRITLPVLAPEVDSSTPWRELQLHDWMSEEYADLGDPFLKLSGFPCSWTFFHHLREQIRSEFTLHDHLREEAQSVLRRLRLGRSGDRPRTFVGVHVRRGDYLQVMPQRWKGVVGNSAYLREAMDWFRARHEAPVFVVTSNGMEWCRENIDASKGDVMFAGDGREALPWKDFALLTQCNHTIMTIGTFGFWAAYLAGGDTVYLANFTLPDSEFLKIFKPEAAFLPEWVGINADLSPLGTLAEP
- the FUT1 gene encoding galactoside alpha-(1,2)-fucosyltransferase 1 isoform X1 encodes the protein MNSRPPSPPPSLLSRPCSTSAHLLILLSSPAAMWPLSHRHLCLAFLLVCVLSAISFFLHIYQDSIRHGLGLSILCPDRLVTAPVAIFCLPDSPMSPNTSSPCPQHPASLSGTWTIYPDGRFGNQMGQYATLLALAQLNGRRAFILPAMHATLAPVFRITLPVLAPEVDSSTPWRELQLHDWMSEEYADLGDPFLKLSGFPCSWTFFHHLREQIRSEFTLHDHLREEAQSVLRRLRLGRSGDRPRTFVGVHVRRGDYLQVMPQRWKGVVGNSAYLREAMDWFRARHEAPVFVVTSNGMEWCRENIDASKGDVMFAGDGREALPWKDFALLTQCNHTIMTIGTFGFWAAYLAGGDTVYLANFTLPDSEFLKIFKPEAAFLPEWVGINADLSPLGTLAEP